The genomic interval GGAACAAGCGATCCCGGCCGTGTTGCTCGACATCGCCCAGGACGGCTTCGACGTCGTGACCACCGACGACGCCGCGGGCGGACGGCTCGCCGCCCAGCATTTGCTGGAACGCGGGCACACCCGGATCGGCTTCCTCGGTGAGGGATGGGTTGCCGACCACGCCCACCAGTCGCAGTGCGAGCTGCGCCTCGCCGGATTGCGGGCGGCGAGCGCGGCCGCCGGTCATCCGGTCGACGACGCGCACGTGCGCTTCACCGCACACGACATCGACAGTGCCCGCACCGCCGCACACGAGCTCCTCACCGGGACCGACCGCCCGACGGCGGTGTTCGCCCATGACGACCTGCTCGCCGCCGCGGTCCTGCAAGCCGCCGGTTCACGCGGACTCGCGGTGCCGTCAGACGTGGCGGTGATCGGCTTCGACGACTCGGAGATCGCGGTCGCGCTCGGCCTGACAACCATTCGCCAGCCCTTCGAGGCAAGCGGTCAGGTCGCCGCAAGGGCGTTGCTCGAGCGGATGGCCGATCCGGTGCTGCCCACCCGCACGACCACCCTCGACCTCGCGCTCGTCGAGCGCACGACGACCTGACAGGAGCCCCGATGCACGTCGCAGCAGGATTCGAGCCGGTCCGCGAACTGCTCGACAACTCCCCGATGCTTCGCGATGGCGGTGCCGCCTTCGCGGCGTACGTCGATGGTGAGCTCGTCGTGGACGCCCACGCCGGGGTGTCCCGACCAGGGGTCCCGTGGCGGCCCGACAACCTCGCCGTGCTGATGTCGATCACGAAGTCGTTCGCCGCAATGTGCATCCAGATCCTCGACGACCGCGGGGAGATCGATCTCGACGCCAAGGTCGCGAGGTACTGGCCCGAGTTCGCGGCCGCCGGCAAGGCCGAGGTGACGGTGCGGCAGGTCATGCGGCACAGCGCCGGCGCAATCACCGTCCCGCCGCAGCTGGAGCTGCTCGCGGGTGACGGCAACGGCTGGGACGCCTACGACGCCATCGCCGAGGCGATCGCCGCCCAGCCACCGGCCTGGCCGCCGGGAACCAAGCACGGCTACCACGCCCTCACCTTCGGCTGGCTGGTCGCTGAGATCGTCCGCCGCATCACCGGACGCAGCGCTGGGGACTTCTTCCGCAACGAGGTCGTCAAGCCACTCGACCTCGACATCGTGATCGGTGCCGACGACGCCGACCTCGCCCGCGTCGCACTGGTCACGGAGTTCGACACGGCCGCGCTGCCGTACCCCATGCGCAAGATGATGGAGACGCTCTCTCGGAAGATGTGCGATCCGACCACGCCGGCGGGCATGGCATTCGCCGGCAACGGCACCGACTCGGTCATCTCCCGCGTCGTCGATCTGGTCGCTCACGGCGGCATCCTGCGCGCCGAGGTGCTCGCGAGCAGCGGCCTCGCGACCGCGCCCGCGTTGGCGAAGTTCTTCGGGATCCTCGCCCTCGGCGGCGAGGTCGACGGCAAACGCATCGTGTCCGCCGACTCGGTGCGCAAGTGGACGATCCCCGAGGTCACCTCGAGCGACTACGTCTCGACGAGCGCGTTCCCGTCCTGGCTCGTGACGGCGTTACGGCTGGAGCGGCTGAGCAGGTCGACCCGCACGCTCGGCTACCTCTACAACAACCCACCGGCTCGCGGCCCCCGGCCATTCGGCCCGACCCCGACCGCCGTCGGCGGCATGGGTGCCGGCGGGCAGGTGGGATTCGCCGACCCGGTACGACGGGTCAGCTGCGGCTTCGTGCGCACCGCCTTGTCCCACAAGCCCGACTTCGGCAACCAGCTGATCGCGAAGTTCTACGAGTGCTTGGACGGTCGCAGCTGAGCAGCTCCGCCGGCCGGGTCCGCAGCGGTCCGGCGTCGGCGCCCGAGGACCTGATGGCCGAGCTCGTCGAACTGCTGCACGCCAACCTGAGCGTCAACGACGAGCCGGTCGGCGAGGACGTCGCTGCGCTCCGCCGGGCGCTTCGGGGAACGCCTCGAGCGCAGGACGAAACGGTGCTACGCGGGCGGTTCGAGTCGGCTCGACTCTGCCTGGTCGAGGCGACCGGATCCGAGCTGTTCGCCGTCCGAGCCGAGCTTCGTCGTACCCCGCGGTTGCTGGTCGACGGGTGGCACGATGCGCTCGTCGTCCTCGTCCCCGGTTTGCCGCGCAACGCGGACATCGCCTCCCACGCGAGCATCTGCCGGACGGTGAGTCGCATCCATCGGGTAGCGCCGTCGGCCCTCGTGGGGGTGAGCTCACCGGTCGACCGACTTGCGCACGCCGCCCGGGCGCTCGACGAGGCCAGCCGCGCCCTGCGCGAATGCCCCCAGGGCTGCGCGGTTTACGCCGACGACGTCTGGTTCGCCGTCGCGATCTCCCGGCTCCGCGACAGCCTGGCGGACAGCCTCGCCGTCGGCGGGCCCCTCGCGCGGCTCGATGAACTCGGGAAGGGCGGCGCCGAGCTGCGCGCGACATTGACCACCTGGCTGCGCCACGACGGCGACGTCCGCGGCGCGGCCCAACAGCTGCACCTGCACCCGAACAGCCTGCGTTACCGGCTTCGCCGCGCGGCTGAGGTCACCGGCATCGACTTCGCCGACCCGCTCCAGCGACTGGTCACTCTGCTCGCACTGACCGGCGACTGAATCCTTCGAATATCTCCGTCCGCCGTTCGAAGTAGCACACAACCCGGCCCCGGGACGGGGACAAAAGGGGCGGAGCGGGCAAATCGATACGGGTTGTGTGCTACTTCGGGGAGGGGGCGCACCGGCGCGGCGGGCGCGCGCGGCGGGCACTCGTGGCGGAGGGCGCTTACGACTTGCGCGCGGTCGCCTTGCCGCCCTTGCGACCGGCCTCGCGCTTCTGCGCGGTCGTTCCGCCCTGGGAAGAGTCCGACCGGCGGGTGCCTGATCCGCTCGCCTTGCCGCCGCGACTCGAGGCGCCCGGGGAGTTCGCGATCTTCGCCGCGCGTTCCTTGGACATCCCCTTGTCCTTGAGCGCCTCGTACTGCTTCTCGTTCTTCACGTTCGCACGGGTTCCAGGCATGTCGTACCTCCGATCCGGTTGTTCCCTGGAACTGCCCGAGCATGTGTCCGGCCGGACCGGCGAGGGCTACTGCTCGACCACTCGCGGAAGCTCGTCGAGCAGCTCGCGGGCGAGGTAGCCGACCGCGCCGACCCGGTGAGCGAGCCGGTCGCCCGCGCCGGCGTGCGCGGTCAGCCCCCACAGCGCAGCGGCCGTCGGCGTCGCGCCGCGGGCGGCGAACCCGGCGATCGCGCCGGCCAGCACGTCTCCCGAGCCGGAGGTGCCCAGGCCGCTGTTCCCCTTCGGCGTGCGCCACATTTGTCCGCTTGCCGAGGCGACGGTCGACCCGAGCACGACGACCGCCTGAAAGCGCCGCGCGATGGCGGCGGCGCGATCACCGTCATCGCCGGCCGACCCCGAAGAGTCCTCGAGAAGCATGTCGGCCTCGGTCGCGTTCGGCGTCAGGATCAGCGCAGGGCGAGCGGTCTCACCGGTGAGCGCCTCGCAGGTGAGCGCCAACGCATCGAGGACGACGGGGATCTCCCGCGGCAACCGGTCGAGCAGTTCGGCGACGAAGCGGCGGGCCGATTCCGGGGCGCGCATGCCCGGCCCGAGCAGCACGACGTCTGCCCGCTCGGCGGCGTCGAGCGCTGCGGCCGCGGCAGCAAGGGACAAGGCGCCGGCGCCGGTCTCCGGCAACCCGATGACGGCGGCCTCGGGAAGCGCGACCGCCGCGGCGACCGCCGTACTCGCGACCGTGGCGACAGTCAGCCGCCCGGCTCCGGCGCGCAGTGCCGCGAGGCCGGCGAGCAACGGAGCGCCCGGCGTCGAGACCGAGCCACCGATGACGGTGACCGACCCGCGATCGTTCTTGTCCTCGGCTCTGCGCGGGTCCGGCAGCGGCCACCGCTGGCGCAGCGCCACCCCGTCGACGAGCTCGGGTTCAGTCATGTGAGGTGACCGGGGTTCGGGCGGCCTGCTCGACAGCGGTCGTGTCGGCGAAGGCGTCCAGCGCGAGGCGCCCGTCTTCGCGCTCGTAGCGGGTCACCGAGCAGTTCGGGACGAGCCCCGACAGCGCGACTGCGTCAGGTACGGCGAGCTGCTCGACCACGTAACGCGTCACCAGCACCGTGACGTCGTGGGTGAAGACCATCACCCGCTCCTCGGGAGCGGTGAGCCGCAGCTCGAGCAACGCCGACCGGACACGCAGTGCGACGTCCGCCCACGACTCCCCTGCCGGCGGGCGGTACCAGAACTTGCCGAGATAGTCGTGCCGGCTCGCCTCATCCGGAAAGGCGTCCATGACGCCCGCGCGGGTGAGCCGGTCCAGCACGCCCTGCTCACGGTCACGGAAGCGCTCGTCGACGAGGCGCGGCAACGCGTCGAGCTGCGCCACCCCCAAGGCGATCTCAGCGGTCTGCTGGGCGCGCCGGTACGCCGAGCTGACGACCAGGCTGGGCTTTCGGTCCGCTGGTTGCTCCTTCAACCAGTGACCCAGCGCCTCGGCTTGCCGCTCGCCGGTCTGCGACAGCGGTACGTCGATGTCGTTGACGGCGATGTCGAGGCGCAGCGAGCGGGCCTGAGCGGCGGCGAAGTCGGCGACGTTCGCCGTGCTCTCGCCGTGCCGGACGAGCCAGAGCGACCTCGGCCAGGGGAACTCCTGCACGTCACTTCCGGTGCCCAGTGCGTGCCGGTTTCACGCCCTGTCGTCAACGCGACCCGCGTCGCCGGGATGGAGCCGCAGCGTTGAAATTCCAGCCCGAGAGAACTTGCGAATCGAGTTATAGGTTGTCTACACTCCAGTTGTTCAGTTCGGAAGGTGCCGCCTGCCGGGCGCGCCTTGAACCCTTGGAGGTGTGCAGATGCTGCTGGAGCGCTTTGACCCCTTCCTCGCCGAGTTCGACCGAGTCGCCCAGCGCACGTTGGGCACCGCCGACGGCATCGGTCTGCCCATGGACATCGTTCGCAGCGGTGACGACCTGGTCGTCCGCATGGATCTGCCGGGCGTCGTGGAGCAGGACATCTCGATCACCCTGGAGAACCGGACGCTGACGATCGCCGCGCCGCGTCGTACCGCCTACGGCGAGGGCGACCAGGTGCTGTTGCAGGAGCGGTTCGACGGCGAGATCAGCCGCCGGGTACGGGTGCCCGAGTGGGTCGACGGCGAGGCCGTCACTGCCGACTACAACGCCGGCGTGCTGACCGTCCACCTGCCGCTCGCCGAACGTGCGAAGCCCCGCACGATCACCGTCGGAGCCGGCGCGCCTGCCGCGGAAATCGGCAGCTGACCGATGATTCACCGTGAACAGCGGCCTTACGACGACCCCTCGCGGCCGCTGTTCACGGTCGGCCAGGTCGCCGAGATGCTCGATGTGCAGCAGGCGTTCCTGCGTCGCCTCGACAGCCACGACCTGGTCTCACCCGCCCGCTCCGAGGGCGCGCAACGGCGTTACTCGATCTCCGACATCGACCGGGTGAACGAGATCCGGGTCCTCGTCGAGGAAGGTCTCACGCTCGCCGGCGTACGCCGGGTGTTGGAGCTGCAAGCGCAGGTCGCCCGGATGAAGGCCGAGATCGCCACGCTTCGCAACGCCGCGTCCTGACCGCACGCCACGATCTGACCGCACGCCGTCGCCGCGGACCCCGCCGACGTCAGCCGTCGAGGAATCGCGCGGTGAGCGCCGCAGCGACCGCGGGCGCGGCGTAGTCGACGGTGTGGGCCGCGCCCGCGACCTCCGCGGTCTGCGCGTCAGCGGCGAGGCCGGCAAGCCGGTCGAGCCACGCCGCCGGTGCGATCCGGTCCTCGCTGCCCCGGATCAGCAACACGGGCTGCCGCACGCAGCCGATGCGCTGCTCCGGCTGGTCGTTCAGACCCGCGAGCAAGGCGAACCACGGCGTCCGGACCCCGCTCTGCGCGTAGCTGCGCAGCAATGACACCGCCAGTGACGGCGGTTCCTTCGGCGCGATCCGCAGCCATCGGGCGAACACCGTCGGCAGCGTGCGCGCCGCGGCGTCGAACGTCGGGCCGATCAGCACCAGCCGCCGCGCCGCCGACGCTGAACGAGCTGCCGCGGCCAGGACGATCTCGGTGCCGAACGAGTTGCCGATCAGGTCGACCGGCTCGCCGACGTAGCCGTCGAGGAACTCCAGCAAGGCGTCGGCGAACTCGTCCACGGTGCGGCATCGCCGCGGCGCGCGGCTGTGACCGAAACCCGGCATGTCCGGTACGACGACCAAGCGGCCGGTCGCGGCGAGCTCCGTCGCGTGCGGCATCAGGTAGTCCCCCGCGCCGAGTCCGGGCACCATCACGACCGGCGGAACATCGCCACCGTGCTGACCGACCGAGCGAATGTGCCACGTCGTCACGCCGATGGTGCGCCGGCAGCTGCGCGGGTCAGTCATTGCGCGAGCCACTGCACGCCGTAGCGCTCCCCGCCGGCGACGACGGCCTGCTCGACGTGCTCGATCGGCAACGGCGCGGGCAGCGGCAGAGGCGAGCCGAAACGGCGCAGCGAGTCCGAGTAGTTCACCAGCGAGGCGAAGTCGGCAGGCCATCGGCGGGCGGCCACGCCCGCGAGCTCGGTCACCATGCCGCGTTCGGTGCCGACCTCGAGCCAACGTTCGGCCGCGGCGTAACCCGCGGAACGTACGCCGTGCGGGAACAACGTGACGAGCAGCTCGGCGAGCGCGGGTCGATCGGCTGCCGCGAGGTAGGTGTCCAGCGTGGCGAGTGACGGCTCGGTGCCGAACGTGAGCCACAGCGGCACGCTGCGCGTGGCGAGCATCCAAGTCGGCTCGACGCAGATGAAGGTCTCGGCGACCAGCCGCGACGGGCGCTCCCCCATCCCGGCAAACCAGTCGCGGTAGATGTCAGCGACCAGACCGCTGGGCGACTGGGGGTCCGGAAAGCGGATGCGGACGAGCCGGTAGCCCTCGGCGGAGGCGAGCGCCGCCAGGTCGTCGGCCAGCGCCTGCTCGAAGCCCCACTCCGCCTCGGGTGAGTGGTCGTCGACACCCGGGAAATCCCACGTGCCGACCGACGCGCGCTGCTCGCTCAGGAAGCGGCTGACCCGCTCGCTGCCGTCGACGTACTCCTCCGGGTCGAGGCCGCCGACCGCGCCTTGCTGGTAGACGTGCCGCTCGCCGCGCCGGGTGACCGGCCACGCCGTGGTGCAGTCGACGACGAGGATGGTGCCTCCGGGCACGAGCGTGTCACGCAGGTAGCGGCGGTAGGCCTCGGTCAGCGCGCGCAGCTTCATGCGGAAGTAGGCGATCCTTGCCACCATCAGCCGGTCCTGGTTCGGGTCGTGCATCTGGTGGATCTGCAGCCCGGGCTCACGCTCCAGCAACCGCTGCGAGGTGGTGGCCGCCAAGGAGGCATCTGACCGGCAGTCGTCAGGGTCGCCGCGGCGCTTGACCGGAACCAGGAACGTCTGCGGCAGCCACGGCACGCCCATCGCGGCGCACAGGTGCATGATCGCGCCGTTCGACGACCCGATCGCAACGGCCGGGCAGCGCCGCGGTCCGTACCTCTCGGTCACCCACGAGCTGAACCGCTCCGGGTCGACGTCGACGAGCTGGTCAGGCCGGACACCCTCGGTTGCTCCGTAGCGGCAGAACGTCTGCTTCCTGATCTGCTCGGGCAACAACCCGCTGGCCCGGACCAGGTGCGCGGCAGTCCGGGATCGACCGAGGCGGCGGTACGGCTCGCGATGCAGCGCCGCCGCGAGGGCCCGAACCAGGCCGGTGGCCGAGTCGAAATCCGCGACGAACCGCGGCGGGCTGGTCATGACGGGCTCCCCGGCGTCTGTCCCTGACCACTCCCCGTCGCGGAGGTCGCGAAACGCGCGAGACGGCCGCCGACTAACCGGCGAGCGCGGCGCCGATGCGCACGGTGAATCCGTCGCTGTCGGCGATCATCGCGACGTCGAGGTCGAGCTGGTGGGTGATCCACAGCCCCCGCCCCGCCTCTTCGGCGTCCGGGCTCGGGAGCAGCCCGACCAGCGGGTCGGCCGGGCCGTCGCCGCGGTCGTGAACGGCTAGCAGGACGCGGTCGTCGGCGAGCCAGCCGCGCACGGTCACCGGGGCGCGGCCGTGGCGGTGCGCGTTGACGAGTGCTTCGGTTGCCGCGAGAAGCAGCGCGTCGAGCCCGTCTCGGCCGATGCGATCACCCACGAGGTCGCGGATGGTGCTGCGAACGTCCGAGGGCGCGGGAGCCGCCAGCACGACGGCCGGTGCCGTGAGCTCCAGCGGATCCGCCGGCGCCGACCGGAAGTCAGCGAGCCGTCGCGGCTCCCGGTAGCTGTCATTGGTGAGGTGCGTGCCGTCGTGACCGAGCACGATCTGATGCAGGCTCCGCGCCTGGGTGATGACATCCGCGGGCGCGATCCGCGTGTCGTACAGGCAGGGCGCCCACACCGGCAGGTCACCGAGGGCGCGATCGACCGCCGCCTCGTAGCGGTCCCACCCGACGTAGGAGATGCCGTAGCCGGGATGGGGCACGTTGCCGGCAATGCGGACCCGGGGCGCTCCGGCCGAGAGCCGTCGCTGGATGGCGGTACGCCAGCTGCCCAGCGCCTTGGCAGGCGTGGCATACGGACTCGCGTCGCTGATGTAGGAGATCGTCGGGGTCTCGGGCAGCCAGTTCCGCAGCAGCGCCGTCTTGTGCTCGTCGTAAGCGAAGATCACCGGCTCGCCGTTCGCCGCACCTTGCTGCGCGAACGGGACGATCAACGCCCGGAAGTCCTCGTCGGATCCGTAGAAGCCGACCTCGTGGAGGTAGCCGGGCGCAGCCTCGCGCGTCGCGGGGGCGTGCGCGCTCATCGACAGAACTCCTGCGCCGGGTTCGACATATCGGGGATCGCGGCGGGTCGGTGCACGCGCATCGGGTGTGGAACCGTTTCCGTCACCCCCACTGCCGCCGCTGCGACTGTAACGCGTGCCCGCGAGAGCACCTGGCAACTGGTGTCTCGCCACGCTGTGGCCTGCGCCACGCGGCCGATTCGGGCGGCGCGGCGGCGGGTATCCGCCCGGTGTGCAGACTCTCGCGTCGCGGGACGCCACGGCCGCGACCGTCGTACGCGAGCAGTGGGCGGACCTGGTCACCAACGCCGGACACGACCTGTCCACTCCGCTCGGGGTGGGCGCTGCGGCCACCGCGCTGCTGGAGGTGATGCCGCCGTTGGCATTGCCCGGCACCGGCCGCACCTGGGAGCGGTTCGAGGCCCTCGCGGCGATGGGTGCCGCCGACCTGTCCGTGGCGCGGATCCTGGAGGCGCACTTCGACGCCGAAGCCATCCTGCACGAGCTCCACGCGGCGGACCTCGCGCAACCCGGCCGGCTGTGGGGGGTGTGGGCGGCGCAACCGCCGACCGCCCGCGTCGAGGCGCGCCGCGGCGCGGGCGAGTCCTGGTCGTTGGCCGGCACCAAGGCGTGGTGCAGCGGCGCGACGGTGTGCTCGCACGCGCTCGTCACCGCGACAGCCGCCGACGGGCCCCGGCTGTTCGCGGTCGCGCTCGCCGACCCGGCCGTGCGCCCCGGCCCGGACGAATGGGCGAGCGCGGCCCTCGCGGCTGCCGACACCAGGGCGGTCGAGTTCCGTGACGCCTCCGCACGGGCGATCGGCCGAGCCCAGCACTACGTCGCCCGGCCCGGGTTCTGGCACGGCGCGGTCGGCGTCGCGGCGGTCTGGTACGGCGGAGCGCTCGGCGTCGGCCGCCGACTGCTCGAGGCGGGCCGCCGCGGCGACATCGGTGACATCGGCCGGGCCCATCTCGGTGGGGTCGGTGCATCGCTCGCGGCGGCGCGAGCGGCGTTGCGCGACGCGGCGACGGCGATCGACGACGATCCGCAGGACGCGTCAGGATGCGCCGCGATCCGAGCACGCGAGACCCGAGCCGTCGTCGAGGCGTCGGCGCTCGAGGTGATCGACCGGGTCGGCCGGGCGCTTGGGCCGGGGCCGCTGGCGTCGGAGCCCGAGCATCAGCAGCGCGTCGCGGATCTCACCTTGTATCTGCGGCAGAGCCACGCGGAGCGCGACCTCGCCGATCTCGGCGAACGCCTGATCTCCTCCCCGCTCACGTGGTGACGGTCGAGATCGCCCAGGACGGCACCGCCGAGAGCGAGTGGCAGAGCTGGCTCGGCAGTCGGGACTGGCCTGCACTCGACGCGGTCGAGCCCGGGCGGCGGGTGGTCGTGGTCGCCGCGCATCCCGACGACGAGGTGTTGGGGGTCGCGGGGCTGCTCTCGCGCCTGGCGCGACACCACCCGATCGTCGTGGTCTGGGCGACCGACGGCGAGGCCTCCCACCCGCACTCCACCGCCGTAGCTCCCAGCGAGCTGGCGCGGATCCGGCGCGCGGAGTCGCGCCGCGCACTGACGCGGCTCGGCATCGCCCCGGTGTCTGCTCGCCATCTCGGTCTGCCGGACAGCGGGCTGGCCGACCGGGAACACGACCTGCGACGTGAGCTGGAACGCCTGGTCACCCCGTACGACATCGTGATTGCGCCGTGGGCGCACGACGGCCACCCCGACCACGAAGCCGCCGGGCGAGCCGCACGGTCGCTGGGCACCACCTGCTGGGAGTACCCGATCTGGGCCTGGCACTGGGCCGGTCCGGACGACCCGCGAGTGCCGTGGCAGAGCCTGCGACTGGTGCCCGGCGTCGACACGGAGCGCAAGGCTGCCGCGATCTGCGAGTTCGCCAGTCAGGTGCAGCCGCTGGGACCCGACCCGGCGGACGCACCGATCCTCCCGCCGCAGGTGCTGGCGCACTTCACTCGACCCTTCGAGGTCGTGTTCGGATGACCCTGCATCAGGAATACTTCGACCGGATGTACGCCACGTCTGCCGACCCGTGGTCGCTGGACAGCCGCTGGTACGAACAACGCAAGTACGCGATCACGATGGCCGGCTTGTCCCGGCCGCGATATCGCTACGCCTTCGAACCCGGCTGCTCGGTCGGCGTGCTGAGCGCGCAGCTGGCCACCCGCTGCGACTCCTTGCTGGCAGCCGACGTCGCCCCGGCCGCGGTCGCGGCGACCCGGGCCCGCCTGGCCGACGCGCCGGGAGCGGCGGTTGAGGTCATGAACATCCCGGCGCAGTGGCCGGTGGGCAGCTTCGACCTCATCGTGCTGTCGGAGGTGGGCTACTACCTGTCCCCCGACGACCTCGACGCCCTGGTGGCTCGCGCCGTCGGGAGTCTCGACAGGGACGCAGAGCTGTGCCTGGTGCACTGGTGCCATCCGGTCGCGGACTATCCGATGCTCGGCGACGAAGTCCACGACCGGTTCCTCGCCGAACCCGGGTTGCGATCTCTCGCTCACTACGACGATCCCGACTTCCGGCTGGATCTGCTGACCTGGGCCGACGCCCCGACACCGGCCCAACGCGAAGGCCTCGTCTGATGACCGCCGTCATCGACAAGGTGGCCGT from Mycobacteriales bacterium carries:
- a CDS encoding LacI family DNA-binding transcriptional regulator, producing the protein MASPTIYDVATSAGVSISTVSLCLNNPSRVASATRDRVLAAADSLGYVPKADAVSRARRAVGRIGVIAPFTSYPSFARRLNGVLTELAASNLEVVVYDHASAAVSPLLASLPLTGRVDGLLVVSLPIDEQVCRRLQEQAIPAVLLDIAQDGFDVVTTDDAAGGRLAAQHLLERGHTRIGFLGEGWVADHAHQSQCELRLAGLRAASAAAGHPVDDAHVRFTAHDIDSARTAAHELLTGTDRPTAVFAHDDLLAAAVLQAAGSRGLAVPSDVAVIGFDDSEIAVALGLTTIRQPFEASGQVAARALLERMADPVLPTRTTTLDLALVERTTT
- a CDS encoding serine hydrolase domain-containing protein — protein: MHVAAGFEPVRELLDNSPMLRDGGAAFAAYVDGELVVDAHAGVSRPGVPWRPDNLAVLMSITKSFAAMCIQILDDRGEIDLDAKVARYWPEFAAAGKAEVTVRQVMRHSAGAITVPPQLELLAGDGNGWDAYDAIAEAIAAQPPAWPPGTKHGYHALTFGWLVAEIVRRITGRSAGDFFRNEVVKPLDLDIVIGADDADLARVALVTEFDTAALPYPMRKMMETLSRKMCDPTTPAGMAFAGNGTDSVISRVVDLVAHGGILRAEVLASSGLATAPALAKFFGILALGGEVDGKRIVSADSVRKWTIPEVTSSDYVSTSAFPSWLVTALRLERLSRSTRTLGYLYNNPPARGPRPFGPTPTAVGGMGAGGQVGFADPVRRVSCGFVRTALSHKPDFGNQLIAKFYECLDGRS
- a CDS encoding helix-turn-helix domain-containing protein is translated as MLGRSQLSSSAGRVRSGPASAPEDLMAELVELLHANLSVNDEPVGEDVAALRRALRGTPRAQDETVLRGRFESARLCLVEATGSELFAVRAELRRTPRLLVDGWHDALVVLVPGLPRNADIASHASICRTVSRIHRVAPSALVGVSSPVDRLAHAARALDEASRALRECPQGCAVYADDVWFAVAISRLRDSLADSLAVGGPLARLDELGKGGAELRATLTTWLRHDGDVRGAAQQLHLHPNSLRYRLRRAAEVTGIDFADPLQRLVTLLALTGD
- a CDS encoding NAD(P)H-hydrate dehydratase, encoding MTEPELVDGVALRQRWPLPDPRRAEDKNDRGSVTVIGGSVSTPGAPLLAGLAALRAGAGRLTVATVASTAVAAAVALPEAAVIGLPETGAGALSLAAAAAALDAAERADVVLLGPGMRAPESARRFVAELLDRLPREIPVVLDALALTCEALTGETARPALILTPNATEADMLLEDSSGSAGDDGDRAAAIARRFQAVVVLGSTVASASGQMWRTPKGNSGLGTSGSGDVLAGAIAGFAARGATPTAAALWGLTAHAGAGDRLAHRVGAVGYLARELLDELPRVVEQ
- a CDS encoding histidine phosphatase family protein, which produces MQEFPWPRSLWLVRHGESTANVADFAAAQARSLRLDIAVNDIDVPLSQTGERQAEALGHWLKEQPADRKPSLVVSSAYRRAQQTAEIALGVAQLDALPRLVDERFRDREQGVLDRLTRAGVMDAFPDEASRHDYLGKFWYRPPAGESWADVALRVRSALLELRLTAPEERVMVFTHDVTVLVTRYVVEQLAVPDAVALSGLVPNCSVTRYEREDGRLALDAFADTTAVEQAARTPVTSHD
- a CDS encoding Hsp20/alpha crystallin family protein: MLLERFDPFLAEFDRVAQRTLGTADGIGLPMDIVRSGDDLVVRMDLPGVVEQDISITLENRTLTIAAPRRTAYGEGDQVLLQERFDGEISRRVRVPEWVDGEAVTADYNAGVLTVHLPLAERAKPRTITVGAGAPAAEIGS
- a CDS encoding MerR family transcriptional regulator, whose translation is MIHREQRPYDDPSRPLFTVGQVAEMLDVQQAFLRRLDSHDLVSPARSEGAQRRYSISDIDRVNEIRVLVEEGLTLAGVRRVLELQAQVARMKAEIATLRNAAS
- a CDS encoding alpha/beta fold hydrolase, with translation MTDPRSCRRTIGVTTWHIRSVGQHGGDVPPVVMVPGLGAGDYLMPHATELAATGRLVVVPDMPGFGHSRAPRRCRTVDEFADALLEFLDGYVGEPVDLIGNSFGTEIVLAAAARSASAARRLVLIGPTFDAAARTLPTVFARWLRIAPKEPPSLAVSLLRSYAQSGVRTPWFALLAGLNDQPEQRIGCVRQPVLLIRGSEDRIAPAAWLDRLAGLAADAQTAEVAGAAHTVDYAAPAVAAALTARFLDG
- a CDS encoding MEDS domain-containing protein; protein product: MSAHAPATREAAPGYLHEVGFYGSDEDFRALIVPFAQQGAANGEPVIFAYDEHKTALLRNWLPETPTISYISDASPYATPAKALGSWRTAIQRRLSAGAPRVRIAGNVPHPGYGISYVGWDRYEAAVDRALGDLPVWAPCLYDTRIAPADVITQARSLHQIVLGHDGTHLTNDSYREPRRLADFRSAPADPLELTAPAVVLAAPAPSDVRSTIRDLVGDRIGRDGLDALLLAATEALVNAHRHGRAPVTVRGWLADDRVLLAVHDRGDGPADPLVGLLPSPDAEEAGRGLWITHQLDLDVAMIADSDGFTVRIGAALAG
- a CDS encoding acyl-CoA dehydrogenase, giving the protein MPPLALPGTGRTWERFEALAAMGAADLSVARILEAHFDAEAILHELHAADLAQPGRLWGVWAAQPPTARVEARRGAGESWSLAGTKAWCSGATVCSHALVTATAADGPRLFAVALADPAVRPGPDEWASAALAAADTRAVEFRDASARAIGRAQHYVARPGFWHGAVGVAAVWYGGALGVGRRLLEAGRRGDIGDIGRAHLGGVGASLAAARAALRDAATAIDDDPQDASGCAAIRARETRAVVEASALEVIDRVGRALGPGPLASEPEHQQRVADLTLYLRQSHAERDLADLGERLISSPLTW
- a CDS encoding PIG-L family deacetylase — protein: MTVEIAQDGTAESEWQSWLGSRDWPALDAVEPGRRVVVVAAHPDDEVLGVAGLLSRLARHHPIVVVWATDGEASHPHSTAVAPSELARIRRAESRRALTRLGIAPVSARHLGLPDSGLADREHDLRRELERLVTPYDIVIAPWAHDGHPDHEAAGRAARSLGTTCWEYPIWAWHWAGPDDPRVPWQSLRLVPGVDTERKAAAICEFASQVQPLGPDPADAPILPPQVLAHFTRPFEVVFG
- a CDS encoding SAM-dependent methyltransferase, whose amino-acid sequence is MTLHQEYFDRMYATSADPWSLDSRWYEQRKYAITMAGLSRPRYRYAFEPGCSVGVLSAQLATRCDSLLAADVAPAAVAATRARLADAPGAAVEVMNIPAQWPVGSFDLIVLSEVGYYLSPDDLDALVARAVGSLDRDAELCLVHWCHPVADYPMLGDEVHDRFLAEPGLRSLAHYDDPDFRLDLLTWADAPTPAQREGLV